A stretch of DNA from Sulfurimonas crateris:
CGTCACCTGCTTGAACATCATCAATCTTACATTCTATAATCAAGCCGTCTCTTACGACTCTAACTTCAGAGGGGATGTTTTTTGTGATCATATCAAGAGTATCAGCCGCACTTTTCTTGCTCAGTACCTCTAAAAATTTTCCTATCAAAACAAAAGTGATTATCATACTGACCGAATCAAAGTAGGCTTCGCCATGCTGCATAATGGTTATATATATAGAGTAGATATAAGTAAGCAGAGCCCCTGTTGCAACCAGCAGATCCATATTTACTGTTTTTGCCTTCAGACCATAGTACGCACCCCTAAAGAAGACCCAACCGCTATAAAAAAGAACAGGAGTAGAGAGTATCCACTCTGCTATATTTAATATAGTTTTGACATCTTGGGTTATTCCGCTGAAGTATCCTGCGTACTGCGCAACGGCTATCCACATAATATTCATAGATGCAAAAATAGCAACTGCCATCTTCAAATAGTAAGCTTTTCGCTCTTTGTTTACAAACTCCTCTTGCGTCATGGCATCATAGGCAAAAGCGTCATAACCTATCGCTCTTATCATATCTATGATCTTGGAGAGTTTTACAACATCATCTGCCCACACAATTGTTGCTTTGTTGTTTGTAAAATTTATATTTGCCTCTATTACTCCCTCCATCTTGCCAAGGGCTTTTTCATTCAGCCAGACACAAGCAGAGCAGTGAATCCCTTTTATTATTAAAGAGACTTCGCTGAATCCTTCACTATTAACTTTTACAAACTTATCGTAAAACGAAGGTGAATCAAAACTTGAAGAGTCTGCATAATTTTGAAGAGGTGGAGCCAAGAGGCTATTTTTGCTCTTTTCGTAAAAGCTATCAAGTCCTTTATCCTGTAAGAGATGATAAACACCTTGACACCCGTTACAGCAAAAGTTCAGCTCTTGCTCTTTTATCATTACAGATGGATCGAACTCTAAATGGCAGTGAGAGCAGGGAATCTTAGAGGACAACTTCAAACTTCCCGAATTTTTTGTTTTTATGGATCTTATCCCATTCTTCTACATACCCGCTCATGCAGATATATACGCCGTTTTGCGCAACAGCTTTGGCAAAACCGATTGCCATCCCAAGATTTAAACTGGCCTCTATATTATCTATCTCAAAAGGTTTCATTGAACCGACGAAAATAATCTTTCTATCATCAAAGATCTCAGCTAGAAACTCTGCACTTAAGTGCATAGTATCCGTTCCGTGCACAATTACAAAAGTGTCATCACTAGACTCCATAATAACATTTGCAAGAACTTTTCTGTCATCCATTGTCATATCCAGACTATCTTTATAGATAATACCTGCCAGATCATACTTAAATTCCATGCTTTTTAAAATCGTCTCTATCGCTTCATTGCTGTATGGAATCTCCAGCTCCCCGTTTAATGGGTTATATTTTTTATTAAATGTTCCACCACTATTTAATATCAGCATTATAAATATCCTCTAATTTTGAAACTATCTTTGTAGCTTTTGATCTTTTATAGGTTTTCTTCTCATCAAAAAGATAATTTTCACAAATCCCAGCCTCTATGGCCGCCTCAATATCTCTCTCTTTATCACCCACCAATATTGAGCTTTTCAGATCAATATCAAACTCTTTTTGAGCTTCTAAAATCATACCGGGCTCTGGTTTTCTGCAACTGCACTCTCCAGAGATTTCAGGATGATGTGGACAGTGATAAACTTTCGTGATTTTAATGCTCTTTTTTGCGAACTCTTCTATCATCCAAGTGCTCA
This window harbors:
- a CDS encoding asparaginase domain-containing protein, with translation MLILNSGGTFNKKYNPLNGELEIPYSNEAIETILKSMEFKYDLAGIIYKDSLDMTMDDRKVLANVIMESSDDTFVIVHGTDTMHLSAEFLAEIFDDRKIIFVGSMKPFEIDNIEASLNLGMAIGFAKAVAQNGVYICMSGYVEEWDKIHKNKKFGKFEVVL
- the gmhB gene encoding D-glycero-beta-D-manno-heptose 1,7-bisphosphate 7-phosphatase, coding for MKKALFLDRDGVINIELNYLYKIEDFKFIDGIFELCRHYQNLGYLIIVVTNQSGIARNYYDKSDFEKLSTWMIEEFAKKSIKITKVYHCPHHPEISGECSCRKPEPGMILEAQKEFDIDLKSSILVGDKERDIEAAIEAGICENYLFDEKKTYKRSKATKIVSKLEDIYNADIK